The following is a genomic window from Prevotella sp. E13-17.
CAGCAAGAGCATTGCCGAACGCTGCAATGGAGATATCGGTGTCACAAGTGAGGGCGAGGGCCACGGCTCTACGTTCTGGCTATGGATACCTTGTCAACTGAAAGGATGACCGTAGTAATAATGAAAGATATTTAAATCTAACTATGCAGAAAAGCAGATACTTACTCGCCAGCGAGCGAGACAAACTATGGGGACTGACCATCACCACTGTCGGTTATGAGGAGATTTCCCCCAACGAGCCATATCCTACTCGCGGACATGCAGATGGATATTATTTCGACTGTCAGAAAGGACGCACACTTCAGGAATATCAGTTGCAATATATCATCGAGGGCGAAGGTGTGTTCCGCAGCCAATCACAGAAGGAGACTATCCTCAAAGAGGGCGACATCTTCATCTTGTTTCCCGGCGAATGGCACACCTACTGTCCATCACGCGAAAAAGGATGGAAGTGTTATTGGATTGGATTCAAGGGCAACAACATGAACGAGCGGGTGAGAGCAGGCTTCATATCTCCCTCAAAGCCAATCTATCACGTGGGCTATTCGTCCGACATTGAGACGATCTACAAACAAGCCTACGAGACGGCAGTCGAAGAAGCTGCCTACTCCCAACAGCTCTTGGCTGGCATTGTGAACCACTTGATCGGTCTGATGTACTCATTGGAGCGAAACATTCAACTGAAGACACGCAACGAGGCTCATGTGGATATGATCAGTCGTGCCCGCATGCGCATCCGCGAATCGCTCGAGAGCCCACTCTCCATCCAGCAAATAGCCGAGGACATGGGCGTCAGCTACAGCAACTTCCGCAAACTATTCAAAGAGCACACTGGACTGTCGCCCGCCATCTACCAACAGGATCTGCGACTGCAGCGTGCCAAAGAGTTGCTCAGTTCCACCGACCTCAGCATCAAAGAGATTGCCTATCGCTTGAACTTCGAATCGCCTGATTACTTCTCTGCCAAGTTCAAAGCAAAAATCGGACGCAAGCCCAGCGAGCTCAGAAATAAATAGCCGGCCGCCGGCCGCAAAAAGAATGTCGATATATCGAGATATCGACATATCGAATGGCGGCCGCGTCGAAATATCGATATATCGATATCTCGATATTTCGACAAAATCTCCGGCCGCCTGCCGCCAGGCCGCAAAAAAAAAGAACTGCCAGCAATGCCGGCAGTTCTTTTTTTACTTCTTTAGAAGAACAGCGCCTTCTCTAACCAATAGCAACCAATGCCTGCCAAATAGCCAACAATCACAATCCATGTGATGCGCTTCAAATACCAGCCAAAGGTGATCTTCTCCAAACCCATCACTACTACACCAGCAGCAGAACCGATGATCAGCATCGAACCGCCCACACCGGCACAGTAGGCCAGCAACTGCCAG
Proteins encoded in this region:
- a CDS encoding AraC family transcriptional regulator — its product is MQKSRYLLASERDKLWGLTITTVGYEEISPNEPYPTRGHADGYYFDCQKGRTLQEYQLQYIIEGEGVFRSQSQKETILKEGDIFILFPGEWHTYCPSREKGWKCYWIGFKGNNMNERVRAGFISPSKPIYHVGYSSDIETIYKQAYETAVEEAAYSQQLLAGIVNHLIGLMYSLERNIQLKTRNEAHVDMISRARMRIRESLESPLSIQQIAEDMGVSYSNFRKLFKEHTGLSPAIYQQDLRLQRAKELLSSTDLSIKEIAYRLNFESPDYFSAKFKAKIGRKPSELRNK